From a single Tursiops truncatus isolate mTurTru1 chromosome 20, mTurTru1.mat.Y, whole genome shotgun sequence genomic region:
- the LOC117309717 gene encoding LOW QUALITY PROTEIN: transmembrane protein 102-like (The sequence of the model RefSeq protein was modified relative to this genomic sequence to represent the inferred CDS: deleted 1 base in 1 codon) yields MASAVWGSAPWWGPPPPAPARPLTDIDFCSGAQLQELTQLIQELGVQASWSEGPKPGPDLLQAKDFVFSLLVSFTCRDPRFPPQAELLLLRCGIREGSLDLGPAPLGPYAQGPHYDAGFTLLVPVLSLDGTGQELQPDVGSCYTWLFLPEQVRGTSVREAWQDCLGPPLPGGRDSIHPAQSKETPKDPQISVDQLHVTEPEAHESLENSPSNASVPELPQQDVTDVGFPSPLKKTNGDVTKATDVSPVPQPLAAPEAWPTLCPAQVAAWFSVSLAAVTESPFPVPGAPRLVHAARHAGLTTILLGTTGPPRRLLLFDLIPVVSVAGWPQGPRSHSWAGPLASESSSFYLVPGGGGGTERPDASGWQLCFARQELALKTRISVPLLQAHAAAQALLRPLVARTRVAAPYLLRTLLYGACERLPAPSLARAENAGACCLGLLDELGRVLEAGTLPHYFLSGQKLRAGYGSASLLGALALLRRDPARALRAAVEEAKAARKGGGLAGVGGGAH; encoded by the exons ATGGCTTCCGCGGTCTGGGGGAGTGCTCCCTGGTGGGGCCcaccgcccccagccccagcccggcCGCTCACGGACATCGACTTCTGCTCTGGGGCGCAGCTGCAAGAACTAACCCAGCTGATCcaggagctgggtgtgcaggcGAGCTGGAGTGAAGGTCCCAAGCCAGGACCAGATCTCCTCCAGGCCAAggactttgttttctctttgctt gTCTCGTTCACCTGCCGGGACCCTCGCTTTCCTCCTCAGGCAGAGCTCCTGCTGCTTCGTTGCGGGATTCGCGAGGGCTCCCTGGATCTGGGGCCTGCGCCTCTAGGT CCTTACGCTCAGGGACCTCACTACGACGCCGGCTTCACACTCCTGGTGCCCGTGCTTTCGCTAGATGGCACTGGGCAGGAGCTGCAACCGGACGTGGGATCGTGTTACACATGGCTCTTCCTCCCAGAGCAGGTACGCGGAACCTCGGTCCGGGAGGCATGGCAGGATTGCCTAGGACCCCCACTCCCAGGAGGACGTGATTCGATCCACCCAGCCCAAAGCAAAGAAACTCCCAAGGATCCGCAAATCTCCGTGGACCAGCTACATGTCACTGAGCCTGAGGCACACGAGTCTTTGGAAAACTCACCTAGTAATGCTTCAGTGCCAGAGTTGCCTCAACAAGACGTAACCGACGTTGGCTTTCCCTCACCACTGAAAAAAACGAATGGTGACGTCACCAAAGCAACCGACGTTAGCCCAGTGCCACAGCCATTGGCGGCTCCGGAGGCATGGCCCACATTGTGCCCCGCCCAGGTGGCTGCCTGGTTCTCTGTTTCGCTGGCTGCGGTCACTGAGTCCCCGTTTCCGGTTCCGGGTGCCCCGCGCTTGGTCCACGCAGCCCGCCACGCGGGGCTCACCACCATCCTCCTGGGTACGACCGGGCCCCCGCGCCGCCTCCTGCTTTTCGACTTGATCCCCGTGGTGTCTGTGGCCGGCTGGCCCCAGGGGCCTCGGAGCCACTCGTGGGCCGGCCCGCTGGCCTCGGAGTCGTCTTCCTTCTACCTGGtgcccggcggcggcggcggcacagAGCGGCCGGACGCCTCCGGCTGGCAGCTCTGCTTCGCCCGCCAAGAGCTGGCGCTCAAGACGCGCATATCCGTTCCCCTGCTGCAAGCGCACGCGGCGGCTCAGGCGCTGCTGCGCCCTCTGGTGGCCAGGACTAGGGTCGCGGCGCCCTACCTCCTGCGGACGTTGCTCTACGGGGCGTGTGAGCGGCTGCCCGCGCCCTCTCTGGCGCGAGCCGAGAACGCGGGCGCCTGCTGCCTCGGGCTGCTGGATGAGCTGGGCCGGGTGCTCGAGGCCGGGACGCTGCCCCACTATTTTCTGAGTGGCCAGAAGCTCCGTGCGGGGTACGGCTCCGCTTCGCTGCTCGGGGCGTTGGCCCTGCTTCGCAGGGACCCTGCCCGCGCCCTGCGCGCCGCTGTGGAAGAGGCCAAGGCTGCACGCAAGGGGGGCGGCTTAGCCGGCGTGGGAGGCGGGGCCCATTAA